One Salvia splendens isolate huo1 chromosome 1, SspV2, whole genome shotgun sequence genomic window, CAGCACGCCGCGACGCCTACATGGCACGCCACGTCAGCTCACCACCACCGTAGCGTATTCAAATTTCAATCGAAAAATAAAGTTCTCAACGGTCAGATGCAGTGTTTCGCTCCTCGAATCCTGACCATCCGATCGCCCCCAACCCCTCACAGCTCACGCACCATATTCAGTTGTCCACTAAAATACAGTATTTTCCATTTTCCAGAGAGAGAGAAACGTTGGGGGTCAATTCTGGAAATATCTCCTTCCacgacagagagagagagagtgtgtgtgttttaattttgaaatactCCTATTCCTATTGTTTGGTATTTTGAACCGTAGCCGTTGTTCTCTTGCTGGGCATTTTGTCGGTTTCCATTAAAGCCCCAATTACTTTAACATTCCATTTTTCAAAATGGGTAAGCTGTATTCAAATCGAGGGACTTAGTTGACTCCATTGCGCTTTGCTGGCTTCTCCtccttcatttcaaaattatttcaaCTTCTCTCATTGCCACCAACACTAGTCTACTCGACCCTTTCAGCttctactactaatattttgtgCACAGAACAAAGGTAGAAACTTTCTCAGattcttgttttcttttctgcTTGAGTGTGTGTTTTGATGCTGTGGGTCAGGTGGTTGTGAGATTCTCTTCTTTATTGATTCAAAGCTGAATTTAAGAGACTATAGATTTTGTTTTCAGAGGAAATTTTACACCTTTAAAGATTCTGAATGAACTCTGGGATCAATGCTCATTCTTGGCTTAATTTTGTGTATTGCTTTCACtcatctctccctctctcttttactagagaaaaaaagagaaggaatccTCCAAATAAAGCTTTGCTCTTTAAGCTGTATTGTTTCAAGGCTGATATGCAAAGGAAACAAACTGCAAAAAAAAGAGATTCTTTGATTTTCTTTTCGTATCCTTATTTGGGGCTTCCTTTAATTTCAGACCTCAAATTCTGCTGCATGCTTCTTGAATTATTTCTGAGTGTGATTTTTGCTTgcagaaaaagtagagaaactGTGTCTTGATGGCTGAAAAAAGTGTTGAGTGCCTTGAATGGTAGGCAAAAGACAAAAGCAAATTGAGGTAGCCAATGTCATTACATAATATGTGTATTTATTgcatcaaatttttttttaattctactTTCTTGATATACCTGTATGTACAACTGGAGATGGAGACACATATCGTCTCTTCAAAGCCAAGTAGTCTTTTTCCCCTATCGAATACAACTGTGGAGATCAAAATTTTCCCATTTCTTGGAAGTTATGTTTGTGGCCTTGTGGGCCTCTTCCCACACAATTTTATCCTCACAATTGGATGCCCTCTAAGCTATCCTAATCTCTTGAAAAATATACTTAGGTTTACTAGTTGAAAAGTAAAGCTACATTCTTTCTGATAATTCTCCCCCTTTTATGTTTGTCTTGTTGCAATTTCTTTAACCAAAACATCAAGTGCTGAGGGCATATTGGTCATATAGATCATCTGCTTTTATTGGATGGCTGTTGGTAGAGTTTCTCTTTCATTGATTTCATTGTATACTTACCTCTTATTTAAGGTattagtagtaaaaaaaatcattatgtCTTCGTGTGAAATAATGATCCCAACCTTAACAAAAGCATCTCTTTCTGTGAGGGGTCTCTTGTGTGGGCTTCAGTACTATCTGTCGCCTCTCATTTTCAGTAAATGAGGATTTTGTGATCATGCAAGATTCTTGTAGCCCCTAATTTAGTCCCACTTCTTCCCATGAATTTATTGCTacgtttttttattaataagtGATGTATAATATAATCTTATATGATTGCAACTTGTCCACATCTCTCATTTTTTAAACATTTTTGCTCATTTGAGGAGCTACCTAGAAAGATCTGGTTCACAATTTGCATCCAATCATCTGTGATTCTTCGAATATCGATGTTTTCTTGAATGTTTTTACTGTGTTTCAGTGCTTGGTGATAGCTTGACTAGCAATCATGGTTGATGGTGCTGGAGAAAGCTCTGTGGTTGACAGTTTATCGACTGAAGAATGGCTCTCGTGTGCTCAAGGGCTCGTCCCGAGGGCATTGGGGAAGGCGAGGGAGGTGAAGGGGTTCCCGGGGAGGTGGAAGGTGATCATTTTGAAACTGGAGCAAGTGCCATCACGCCTTTCTGATCTATCCAGCCATCCTTGCTTTTCGAGGAATGCTCTGTGCAAGGAGCAGCTGCAGGCCGTGTCGAAGACGCTGAAAGATGTGATTCAGTTGGCAGATTTGTGTGTGAGGGAGAAATATGAAGGAAAGCTTCGGATGCAGAGTGATCTTGATGCAGTTGCTGGGAGACTGGACTTGAATCTGCGCGATTGTGGGCTGTTGATTAAGACCGGTGTGCTAGGGGAGGTGTCGTTCCAGTCTGCTGCAACAAGTAGTTTTGCTGAGCCGGAGGCTGCAGTTCATGGCAACTTGAAGGAGCTGCTCGCCCGCCTCCAGATTGGCCATTTGGAGGCGAAGCACAAGGCGCTCGACAGCCTCGTGGAGGTGATGAAGGACGACGAGAAGAGTGTGTTGGCCGTGattggaaggagcaatattggaGCATTGATCCATTTGCTGACCGCCACTTCGCCTCGGATCAGGGAGAAGACGGTCACTGTCATCTGCTCGCTTGCAGAGTCGGACACCTGTGAGAGCTGGCTTGTCTCAGAAGGCGTCCTCCCGCCTCTGATAAGGCTGATGGAGTCCGGGAGCAGTGTGGGGAAGGAGAAGGCCACCATTGCCCTGCAGAGGCTGTCAATGTCGTCTGAGACGGCTCGCTCAATCGTTGGCCATGGCGGGGTGAGGCCGTTGATTGACATATGTCGTAGTGGCGACTGCGTTTCGCAGTCTGCTGCAGCCTGCACGCTCAAGAACGTATCCTCTGTGCCGGAGACAAGGCAAGCGCTCGCGGAGGAAGGGATTGTGAAGGTGATGATCAATCTTCTTGACTGTGGGATCCTTTTGGGATCAAAGGAGTATGCAGCTGAATGTCTGCAGAATCTCACTTCGAGCAACGATGATTTGAAAAGATCGGTTATCTCAGAAGGCGGGATACAAAGCCTGCTCGCCTATCTGGACGGTCCGTTGCCTCAAGAATTAGCAGTTGGTGCACTGAGAAACTTGGTTGGTTTAGTGCCGATGGAGGTGTTGATCTCGCTAGGGCTTCTCCCCCGGCTGCTCCATGTGCTCGAGTCGGGATCCGTTGGGGCTCAgcaggcggcggcggcagcaATCTGTCGAATCTGCACTTCAGCAGCGATGAAAAGCTCGGTGGGTGAGGCCGGGTGCATCCCGTTGCTCGTGAAAATGATGGAGGCCAAGGCCAACAACGCGAGGGAGGTTGCAGCGCAGGCAGTTTCTAGCTTGATGACTGTTTCCGACAACTGTCGTCTAGTCAAGAGAGACGACAAGAGCGTGCCGAACTTGGTGGCGTTGCTCGATCCCAGCCCTCACAACACAGCCAAGAAATACGCGGTCTCGTGCCTTACCCTACTCTCGTCGAGTAAGAAGTGCAAGAAGCTGATGGCCTCGTATGGGGCGATCGGGTACCTCAAGAAGCTGTCGGAGATGGACGTGCCGGGCGCGAAGAAGCTTCTAGAACGTCTAGAGCGAGGTAAACTCAGAACTCTGTTCAGCAGGAAGTAGGATAAATAGCCATCCTAATGTTTCTTGTTATTGTAAAATGGAAGTGTATTTTTGAAAAACTTGTGATGAAAAATGTTATGTTTCATTCTCTAAATGAAACAAATTTACCCATTCGATGAAATGGTATTAACAATATAATCCTCCTATCTATCATCCCTTGGCCCTTGCTATGTGTCGTGTTGTGCTCGTGTCGTGTTTGTGTTGACTCGTTGAGTTCAAGCAACTCTTACTTGACATCACTGAATTTAGATCTTGGTTGTACAGAAACACGGACAAAGATAAATTGATAAAGAGGACATTTATGTTtgtcatatttatttttctaaatttaGTATTCTTATCTAACCTTTTTTCTGAATTTGTAATTGCTTTTATGTTTAATTAAGACAGTTAAGTTTTTAGCTGCCTGGCGACTGGCGCAACAGTTATGTTTGTATTTACTTTTGTCCCCAACATTAATATTAATCAGATATTTTGAATCCAATTATATGCATTGGGATTCTCATCCTATGTTAAATATTGACGACTTTATTTTGTCATTATGATAAATATGTTACTTTGTACTTTTTAGGGTTGTAAATTttagattgattttttagtgtaattaaattagtactttTAGTGTAATGAGAAAATTACTTAATaagaaatatttaattaataataatatattaattaaatatcttAATTCTTAATTAAAATAGAATTAGTGTAATTAATTTGGGACAAGCCACAacagaaaaatacaaataacatAGGACGGAAggaaggagtagtattttagaAATTGTCATGAACATATCGGTTATGATTAGCTTAGTTTTACCGATTAGCTTTTAACTTGTCACGTACTATTATTTCTTCTTTTCTCCATTCCAAATTTATATAGAAagttaaataaacaaaatcaattttaaaatattagaaatCGATTATAAGACATTTAATTACTAATGCCTATATCTTCTCATTGTATTTCGTAGAAATTGCACCTGTAAATAAGTGTTGCACTTTAACTGAACAGAAGTTTAAGAAATACTTAAGGAAAGTTAATAGAgcacatttattattttgggatat contains:
- the LOC121809612 gene encoding U-box domain-containing protein 4-like; this translates as MVDGAGESSVVDSLSTEEWLSCAQGLVPRALGKAREVKGFPGRWKVIILKLEQVPSRLSDLSSHPCFSRNALCKEQLQAVSKTLKDVIQLADLCVREKYEGKLRMQSDLDAVAGRLDLNLRDCGLLIKTGVLGEVSFQSAATSSFAEPEAAVHGNLKELLARLQIGHLEAKHKALDSLVEVMKDDEKSVLAVIGRSNIGALIHLLTATSPRIREKTVTVICSLAESDTCESWLVSEGVLPPLIRLMESGSSVGKEKATIALQRLSMSSETARSIVGHGGVRPLIDICRSGDCVSQSAAACTLKNVSSVPETRQALAEEGIVKVMINLLDCGILLGSKEYAAECLQNLTSSNDDLKRSVISEGGIQSLLAYLDGPLPQELAVGALRNLVGLVPMEVLISLGLLPRLLHVLESGSVGAQQAAAAAICRICTSAAMKSSVGEAGCIPLLVKMMEAKANNAREVAAQAVSSLMTVSDNCRLVKRDDKSVPNLVALLDPSPHNTAKKYAVSCLTLLSSSKKCKKLMASYGAIGYLKKLSEMDVPGAKKLLERLERGKLRTLFSRK